Proteins from a genomic interval of Pantoea deleyi:
- the gloB gene encoding hydroxyacylglutathione hydrolase: protein MNLNSIPALQDNYIWTLTDDEGKCLIVDPGEAQPVLEKMASNGWQPVAILLTHHHNDHTGGVKTLREHFPQLEVYGPQETAEKGTTTVVSEGDKVSVLGLTFDVIHTPGHTLGHISYYSQPYLFCGDTLFSGGCGRLFEGTARQMYDSFQKLNQLPGETLVCCAHEYTLSNLKFSAAILPHDPQIMAEYQKIKDLRAENGISLPTKLAHERSINLFLRTQDVDLQRALNVNVTDVPVWQTFAVLREKKDAF, encoded by the coding sequence ATGAATCTTAACAGTATTCCTGCGTTGCAGGACAACTACATCTGGACACTGACTGACGATGAAGGTAAGTGCCTGATTGTAGACCCTGGCGAAGCGCAGCCGGTGTTAGAAAAAATGGCGTCCAATGGCTGGCAGCCGGTGGCGATCCTGCTGACCCACCACCACAACGATCACACGGGCGGCGTCAAAACCCTGCGCGAACATTTCCCTCAGCTGGAGGTGTACGGCCCTCAGGAGACGGCGGAAAAAGGGACCACGACGGTGGTCAGCGAAGGCGATAAGGTCAGCGTACTGGGCCTCACCTTCGACGTCATCCATACCCCCGGGCACACTTTAGGACATATCTCATATTACAGTCAGCCTTATCTTTTCTGTGGCGACACGCTCTTTTCCGGCGGCTGCGGCCGTCTTTTTGAGGGCACCGCCAGGCAGATGTATGATTCTTTTCAAAAGCTTAATCAGCTTCCTGGTGAGACATTAGTCTGCTGCGCGCATGAATATACTTTATCTAACCTGAAGTTTTCTGCGGCCATTCTGCCCCATGACCCGCAGATAATGGCCGAATATCAGAAAATTAAGGACTTACGCGCTGAAAATGGCATTAGTCTGCCAACAAAACTGGCGCACGAACGGTCAATTAATTTATTTCTCCGCACGCAAGATGTTGATTTACAAAGAGCATTAAACGTTAACGTGACTGATGTACCTGTATGGCAGACATTTGCCGTTCTACGCGAGAAGAAAGACGCTTTTTGA
- the mltD gene encoding murein transglycosylase D: MKAKAILLASVLLVGCQASRNDANIPEQHAQSLSSAGQGENGKYGDEFLSPRWQEDGTGLAADADLWSFISDELKMGIPENPAIREQKSKFLKNKSYLHDVTLRAEPYMYWIVEQIQKRKMPMELVLLPIVESAFDPRATSSANAAGIWQIVAATGRNYGLKQNQYYDGRRDVVASTKVALDMMQRLNTMFDGDWLLTIAAYNSGEGRVLKAIKQNKARGKPTDFWHLSLPRETTVYVPKMLALSELLKNNKRYGIKLPTPNESRALARVEVGQQIQLTQAAEMAGMSLTKLKSFNTGYKGGATAPNGPHYIMVPKSNVAKLRNSLASGDIAAVQPTQLAKASAGGGYKVRRGDTLSGIASKLGVSVSTLKQENNLRGADIRPGQTLTIGSNGTRLADNGNSITYRVRKGDSLDSIARHHGVNIKDVMRWNSVLDSAKDIQPGDNLTLFVNNNATPDT, translated from the coding sequence ATGAAGGCTAAAGCGATCTTACTCGCCTCAGTCTTGCTGGTGGGATGTCAGGCGTCCAGGAACGATGCCAATATCCCCGAACAGCATGCACAGAGCCTGTCTTCAGCTGGTCAAGGTGAAAATGGAAAGTACGGAGATGAGTTTTTGTCGCCGCGATGGCAGGAAGATGGAACTGGCCTCGCAGCAGACGCAGATCTCTGGAGTTTCATTAGTGACGAGTTGAAGATGGGGATTCCGGAAAACCCGGCAATCCGCGAACAAAAAAGTAAATTTTTAAAAAATAAGAGCTATCTCCACGATGTAACATTACGGGCAGAGCCGTACATGTACTGGATAGTCGAGCAGATACAGAAACGTAAAATGCCGATGGAACTGGTACTGCTACCCATAGTGGAGAGCGCTTTTGACCCCCGGGCAACCTCATCTGCCAATGCCGCTGGCATCTGGCAAATCGTTGCTGCAACGGGTCGGAACTATGGTCTCAAACAGAATCAGTATTACGATGGGCGACGTGATGTGGTGGCATCCACAAAAGTTGCGCTGGATATGATGCAGCGTCTCAACACCATGTTTGACGGTGACTGGTTATTAACCATCGCAGCGTACAACAGTGGTGAGGGACGGGTACTCAAAGCGATTAAGCAGAATAAGGCGCGCGGTAAGCCGACTGACTTCTGGCATCTGTCGCTGCCACGCGAAACGACTGTGTATGTCCCTAAAATGTTAGCGCTGAGTGAACTGCTGAAAAACAACAAGCGTTACGGTATCAAACTGCCGACACCTAACGAAAGCCGTGCACTGGCACGTGTGGAAGTGGGTCAGCAGATACAGTTGACGCAGGCTGCCGAGATGGCAGGTATGTCGCTCACAAAACTGAAGAGCTTCAATACCGGCTATAAAGGCGGTGCAACCGCGCCAAACGGCCCGCACTACATCATGGTGCCGAAGTCGAATGTCGCGAAACTGCGCAACTCACTGGCCTCCGGTGACATCGCAGCGGTACAGCCGACCCAGCTGGCAAAAGCCAGTGCAGGCGGCGGGTACAAGGTGCGACGGGGTGATACGCTTTCGGGCATCGCCTCAAAACTGGGCGTGAGTGTCTCTACACTGAAGCAGGAGAACAACCTGCGCGGTGCTGATATCCGACCGGGTCAGACGCTGACCATTGGTTCGAACGGCACCCGACTGGCTGATAACGGCAACAGCATCACCTACCGTGTTCGTAAGGGTGATTCTCTTGACAGTATTGCCCGTCATCACGGCGTCAATATCAAAGACGTGATGCGCTGGAACAGTGTGCTCGACAGTGCGAAAGATATTCAACCCGGCGATAACCTCACGCTGTTTGTGAATAATAACGCAACGCCAGATACCTGA
- a CDS encoding endonuclease/exonuclease/phosphatase family protein produces the protein MRKKTYAMRYVAGQPVEQIFPPGAMLHLGQALPPGAPLPAHPTLKVLVWNIFKQQRADWMSVLEGFGKDAHLVLLQEAQTTPELVQFATTNYLAADQVPAFVLPQHPSGVMTLASAHPVYCCPLREREPLLRLAKSALVTAYPLPAGEMLMVVNIHAVNFSLGVDVYSKQLGPIGEQIMHHQGPVIMAGDFNAWSRQRINALYRFAQRMKLEEVMFTADHRRKAFGRPLDFVFYRDLSVSEASVLVTRASDHNPLLVEFSSGR, from the coding sequence GTGCGCAAAAAAACTTATGCAATGCGATATGTAGCAGGACAACCAGTGGAACAGATCTTTCCACCTGGCGCGATGCTCCATCTCGGTCAGGCACTGCCTCCCGGCGCGCCATTGCCTGCGCATCCCACTCTCAAAGTTCTGGTATGGAATATCTTCAAGCAGCAGCGTGCAGACTGGATGTCGGTTCTGGAGGGGTTCGGTAAAGATGCTCACCTGGTGTTACTGCAGGAAGCCCAGACCACACCTGAACTGGTGCAGTTTGCGACCACCAATTATCTGGCTGCCGATCAGGTACCCGCCTTTGTGCTGCCTCAGCATCCCTCTGGGGTGATGACGCTGGCCTCAGCCCATCCGGTCTACTGTTGTCCGTTACGCGAGCGTGAGCCGCTGCTGAGGCTCGCTAAGTCGGCCCTGGTAACGGCTTATCCTCTGCCAGCCGGTGAAATGCTGATGGTGGTTAACATCCACGCAGTCAATTTCAGTCTGGGTGTGGACGTCTACAGTAAGCAGCTGGGGCCGATCGGCGAACAGATTATGCATCACCAGGGGCCGGTAATTATGGCCGGCGATTTCAACGCCTGGAGCCGTCAGCGCATCAACGCCCTCTACCGGTTTGCCCAGCGAATGAAGCTGGAAGAGGTGATGTTTACAGCCGATCACCGACGTAAAGCCTTTGGCCGCCCGCTGGACTTCGTGTTCTATCGCGATCTCAGCGTCAGTGAGGCTTCTGTGCTGGTGACGCGCGCTTCCGACCATAACCCGTTACTGGTGGAGTTCAGTTCAGGACGCTAG
- the yafC gene encoding DNA-binding transcriptional regulator YafC: MKASSDELQVFVSVVESGSFSRAAEQLQMANSAVSRAIKKLENKLGIALLTRTTRQLALTQEGERYFRHVQRFLQEMTTAENDLIESLQEPKGLLRVDAATPVILHLLMPMIKPFRQRYPGITLSLISSESFINLIERKVDVAIRAGNLTDSTLRARLLFNSFRRIVASPAYLREHGTPQQVTDLDNHACLGFDDSPRLNRWPVSRANGELCDINWVISSNSGETIKQLCLTGNGLACLSDYMIDREIAEGKLVEVLADQRLPVEMPFNAVYYSDTGVSQRVRAFIDFVSEWTAEQPWRS; this comes from the coding sequence ATGAAGGCATCTTCTGACGAACTACAGGTGTTTGTCAGCGTAGTCGAAAGCGGGAGTTTCAGCCGGGCGGCGGAGCAACTGCAGATGGCTAACTCAGCCGTCAGCAGAGCCATTAAAAAGCTGGAGAACAAGCTGGGTATCGCCCTGCTGACCCGTACGACGCGGCAGCTGGCGCTGACGCAGGAAGGCGAGCGCTATTTCCGTCACGTTCAGCGTTTTTTGCAGGAGATGACGACGGCAGAGAACGATCTCATCGAAAGTCTGCAGGAGCCGAAAGGATTGCTGCGCGTGGATGCCGCCACACCGGTCATTCTCCACCTGCTGATGCCGATGATTAAACCCTTCCGACAGCGCTATCCCGGTATCACTCTTTCGCTGATCTCCTCAGAGAGTTTCATCAATCTGATCGAGCGGAAAGTGGATGTCGCGATCCGTGCCGGTAATCTGACCGACTCTACCCTGCGTGCCCGCCTGCTGTTTAACAGTTTTCGCAGGATCGTGGCTTCGCCCGCTTATCTGCGTGAGCATGGCACACCGCAGCAGGTGACGGATCTGGATAATCACGCCTGTCTGGGCTTCGATGACTCGCCGCGCCTGAATCGCTGGCCGGTCAGCCGCGCGAATGGCGAACTCTGCGACATAAACTGGGTTATCTCCTCAAACAGCGGAGAGACGATTAAGCAACTCTGCCTGACCGGCAATGGTCTTGCCTGCCTGTCGGACTATATGATCGATCGTGAGATTGCAGAAGGGAAACTGGTGGAGGTACTGGCCGATCAGCGTCTGCCGGTCGAGATGCCGTTTAATGCGGTTTACTACAGCGATACCGGCGTGAGCCAGCGTGTACGCGCCTTTATCGACTTTGTCAGTGAGTGGACGGCAGAGCAGCCGTGGCGCAGCTGA
- the dnaQ gene encoding DNA polymerase III subunit epsilon has product MSTANNRQIVLDTETTGMNMIGAHYEGHRIIEIGAVEVINRRLTGNNFHMYLKPDRLVDPEAFGVHGIADEFLADKPAFSEIADEFLDYIRGAELVIHNAPFDIGFMDYEFSKLNRGIEKTEAFCKITDSLALARRMFPGKRNSLDALCSRYEIDNSKRTLHGALLDAEILAEVFLTMTGGQTSLSFLSESESARQAQGESIQRIVRPASALRVVTASDEEVVAHESRLDLVMKKGGSCLWRG; this is encoded by the coding sequence ATGAGCACTGCAAATAACCGCCAGATCGTTCTCGATACTGAAACCACCGGCATGAACATGATCGGGGCACATTATGAGGGGCATCGCATCATCGAGATTGGTGCGGTGGAGGTGATCAACCGTCGCCTGACCGGTAACAATTTCCACATGTACCTCAAGCCCGATCGGCTGGTGGATCCGGAAGCTTTTGGCGTTCACGGTATTGCAGATGAGTTCCTGGCTGACAAGCCCGCCTTCAGCGAAATTGCGGATGAGTTCCTGGACTATATCCGGGGCGCGGAACTTGTGATCCACAACGCGCCGTTTGATATCGGCTTTATGGACTATGAGTTTTCAAAGCTGAACCGCGGCATAGAGAAAACCGAAGCCTTTTGTAAGATCACTGACAGCCTCGCCCTGGCGCGTCGCATGTTCCCCGGCAAGCGTAACAGCCTCGATGCGCTCTGCTCACGCTACGAGATAGATAACAGCAAGCGTACCCTGCACGGCGCACTGCTCGATGCCGAGATTCTGGCGGAAGTCTTCCTGACCATGACCGGCGGGCAGACGTCGCTCTCCTTCCTGTCAGAAAGTGAAAGCGCCCGTCAGGCGCAGGGTGAAAGCATCCAGCGCATCGTGCGCCCGGCCTCTGCACTGCGGGTGGTGACGGCCAGCGACGAAGAGGTGGTTGCCCATGAGTCCCGTCTGGATCTGGTGATGAAAAAGGGCGGCAGCTGCCTGTGGCGGGGCTGA
- a CDS encoding class I SAM-dependent methyltransferase: MKPAKSRQVLNAPLSWRDMPWGDYFRDALTQQLQPYLGKLYGFHMLKLGNLSAEINTENCAISHQVNVGREGELLQVRADPMQLPFESKSIDACLMAHTLAWSQDPHRVLREVDRVLIDDGWMIISGFNPFSLLGVSKMVPGLARKAPWSGRMFSQMRLLDWLGLLNYEVVYRTRFQVLPWHRQGGKVISAHLPALGCLNIVVARKRTFPLLPTRTKKSLSTSKIRQTVNATRQFRQADDQDSVL; this comes from the coding sequence ATGAAGCCCGCTAAATCACGCCAGGTTCTGAACGCACCGCTGTCGTGGCGCGATATGCCGTGGGGAGATTATTTCCGCGATGCGCTGACGCAGCAGCTTCAGCCTTACCTCGGAAAGCTTTATGGCTTTCATATGCTTAAGCTTGGCAACCTCAGCGCAGAAATCAATACGGAAAATTGTGCTATTTCACATCAGGTAAATGTGGGCCGGGAGGGCGAACTGCTTCAGGTGCGCGCCGACCCGATGCAACTGCCGTTCGAGTCGAAGTCGATCGACGCCTGTCTGATGGCGCATACCCTTGCCTGGAGTCAGGATCCGCATCGGGTGCTACGGGAAGTTGACCGGGTACTGATTGACGATGGCTGGATGATCATCAGCGGTTTTAATCCCTTCAGCCTGCTCGGCGTGAGTAAGATGGTGCCGGGATTAGCGCGTAAAGCGCCCTGGAGCGGGCGGATGTTCAGTCAGATGCGGTTGCTCGACTGGCTGGGGCTGCTGAACTATGAGGTGGTCTACCGCACCCGGTTTCAGGTACTGCCCTGGCATCGGCAGGGCGGGAAAGTCATCAGCGCCCACTTACCGGCGCTGGGCTGTCTGAACATTGTGGTGGCCCGTAAGCGTACCTTCCCGCTGCTGCCGACCCGGACAAAGAAGAGCCTCAGCACCAGCAAAATCCGTCAGACGGTCAATGCCACGCGCCAGTTCCGGCAGGCGGACGATCAGGATTCGGTTTTGTAA
- the rnhA gene encoding ribonuclease HI gives MRKQVEIFTDGSCLGNPGPGGYGAILRYGQHEKTFSAGYRLTTNNRMELMAAIVSLEALTQPCDVVLSTDSQYVRQGITSWIHNWKKRGWKTADKKPVKNVDLWQRLDAALSTHKIQWEWVKGHAGHPENERCDVLARSAAEHPAFDDIGYKTES, from the coding sequence ATGCGCAAACAGGTAGAAATATTCACCGATGGATCCTGCCTGGGGAATCCCGGCCCCGGCGGTTATGGGGCGATTTTACGCTACGGCCAGCATGAAAAAACCTTCAGCGCGGGCTATCGTCTCACGACCAATAACCGGATGGAGCTGATGGCGGCCATCGTCTCGCTTGAGGCGCTCACCCAGCCGTGCGACGTGGTGCTCAGCACCGACAGTCAGTATGTGCGTCAGGGGATCACCAGCTGGATCCACAACTGGAAAAAACGCGGCTGGAAAACGGCCGACAAAAAGCCGGTGAAGAATGTCGACCTCTGGCAGCGTCTCGACGCCGCACTCAGCACGCATAAGATTCAGTGGGAGTGGGTCAAAGGCCACGCCGGTCATCCGGAGAATGAGCGCTGCGACGTCCTGGCCCGCAGCGCGGCAGAACATCCCGCCTTTGACGATATCGGTTACAAAACCGAATCCTGA